A DNA window from Bradyrhizobium barranii subsp. barranii contains the following coding sequences:
- a CDS encoding ABC transporter ATP-binding protein translates to MQPLANVTPLKPAARAGAIEVKNVGQVFKTRSQDVVALEGVSLEVKPGRFVVLVGPSGCGKSTLLMMMAGLRQQTSGTITISGAPILQPDPDRVGVVFQEASLFPWLTAEDNVEFPLALRGVPKAERRAKAQDALKLVGLDGFGRRHPHELSGGMKQRVSIARGLVQDPPVLLMDEPFAALDEQTRMTMGDELLRIWAATGKTVVFVTHSLTEAVYLADEVIVMSARPGRIVDHLQVQLPRPRTYEMLSGDAFGALRDRIWRHIRKSA, encoded by the coding sequence ATGCAGCCATTGGCGAACGTGACCCCGTTGAAGCCCGCCGCGCGGGCCGGCGCGATCGAGGTGAAGAACGTCGGTCAGGTCTTCAAGACCCGGTCGCAGGACGTCGTCGCGCTGGAGGGCGTCTCGCTCGAGGTCAAGCCCGGCCGCTTCGTCGTCCTGGTCGGCCCGAGCGGCTGCGGCAAGTCGACCCTCTTGATGATGATGGCGGGCCTGCGCCAGCAGACCTCCGGCACGATCACCATCAGCGGCGCGCCGATCCTTCAGCCCGACCCCGACAGGGTCGGCGTGGTGTTCCAGGAAGCGAGCTTGTTCCCGTGGCTGACGGCGGAGGACAATGTCGAGTTTCCGCTGGCGCTGCGGGGCGTGCCCAAGGCCGAGCGCCGCGCCAAGGCGCAGGACGCGCTCAAGCTGGTCGGCCTCGACGGCTTCGGCAGGCGTCATCCCCACGAATTGTCCGGCGGCATGAAGCAGCGCGTCTCGATCGCGCGCGGGCTGGTGCAGGACCCGCCAGTGCTGCTGATGGACGAGCCGTTCGCCGCCCTCGACGAGCAGACGCGCATGACCATGGGCGACGAGCTGCTGCGGATCTGGGCTGCGACCGGCAAGACGGTCGTTTTCGTTACGCACAGCCTCACCGAGGCCGTCTATCTCGCCGACGAGGTGATCGTGATGTCGGCGCGGCCCGGCCGCATCGTCGACCATCTCCAGGTCCAGCTGCCGCGGCCCCGCACCTACGAGATGCTGAGCGGCGACGCCTTTGGTGCGCTGCGCGACCGCATCTGGCGCCACATCCGCAAATCGGCGTGA
- a CDS encoding MmgE/PrpD family protein, whose protein sequence is MTIGPTGSGKVSLARQMARSVLALDLGDFGPEVVAKAKLCLLDFLSCAFEAGQHPWSRQAVAIAQAGGTATIIGTSQLSSSADAAFANAVMGHGLVREDMHAASIAHHGVVIWPTLLALSEQTPLHGARLLAAAIIGYETGARIGRALLTSDLARLYRPTGLVAPPGAALAGSFALGLSEDAATSAVAIAANTSSGLNEWPHAGGSDMYFHPGFASSNAIKAIGLAAAGAFGSETILEGEAGLFAAYRRQAAPDSITLFPDGESEIMAVYNKPVPACNFAQTAAQAALRVSHELASTEEIDRVIIRAPDAAVRYPGCDSMGPYRNALQAKMSIPFSVAATLTRGEIEEENYSELDDADIIRLVAVTDLGADPGFTAAFPGKQGAEVTVHLRSGRTIRHALPDVIAATPSDIRARFRAAATRVLGDDRAHRLEQLIDGCEQLGNAGDIAARCRLDAPERVLRSAS, encoded by the coding sequence ATGACGATCGGCCCGACCGGATCAGGCAAGGTCTCGCTCGCGCGCCAGATGGCGCGGAGCGTGCTTGCGCTTGATCTTGGAGATTTCGGGCCGGAGGTCGTCGCGAAGGCAAAGCTCTGCCTGCTCGACTTCTTGTCCTGCGCCTTCGAGGCGGGCCAGCATCCCTGGAGCCGTCAGGCGGTTGCGATCGCACAAGCCGGCGGCACTGCAACGATCATCGGGACGTCACAACTCTCCTCGTCGGCCGATGCCGCCTTTGCCAACGCCGTGATGGGGCATGGTCTCGTCCGCGAAGACATGCACGCGGCCAGCATCGCGCACCACGGCGTCGTGATCTGGCCGACGCTGCTCGCGCTGTCGGAGCAGACGCCGCTGCACGGAGCCAGGCTGCTCGCTGCCGCCATCATCGGCTATGAGACCGGCGCGCGGATCGGCCGCGCGCTCCTGACCTCCGACCTCGCACGCCTCTATCGCCCGACTGGGCTGGTCGCACCTCCGGGCGCGGCGCTGGCGGGAAGTTTCGCGCTTGGCCTCTCCGAGGACGCCGCAACCAGCGCCGTCGCGATCGCGGCCAATACGTCCAGCGGGCTGAACGAGTGGCCGCATGCCGGCGGCTCCGACATGTATTTTCATCCCGGCTTTGCCTCCAGCAACGCCATCAAGGCGATCGGTCTTGCCGCGGCCGGCGCATTCGGCTCGGAAACCATACTGGAGGGCGAAGCCGGCCTGTTCGCCGCCTATCGCCGCCAGGCCGCGCCCGACAGCATCACGCTCTTCCCCGATGGCGAGAGCGAGATCATGGCCGTCTACAACAAGCCGGTCCCGGCCTGCAATTTCGCGCAGACCGCGGCCCAAGCAGCGCTTCGCGTCTCGCACGAGCTCGCCAGCACTGAGGAGATCGACCGCGTCATCATTCGCGCACCCGATGCCGCCGTTCGCTATCCCGGCTGCGACTCCATGGGGCCCTATCGCAACGCGCTTCAGGCCAAGATGAGCATTCCCTTCAGCGTTGCTGCGACGCTGACGCGGGGCGAGATCGAGGAAGAGAACTATTCCGAACTCGATGATGCCGACATCATTCGCCTGGTCGCGGTCACCGATCTCGGGGCAGATCCAGGCTTCACCGCCGCCTTCCCCGGCAAGCAGGGCGCAGAGGTGACCGTGCATCTGCGCAGCGGCCGGACGATCCGGCACGCTTTGCCCGACGTCATCGCCGCAACGCCTTCAGATATTCGTGCGCGCTTCCGCGCCGCCGCAACCAGAGTCCTTGGCGACGATCGCGCGCACCGGCTCGAGCAACTCATCGACGGCTGCGAGCAGCTCGGCAATGCCGGCGACATCGCAGCGCGGTGTCGTCTGGATGCGCCGGAACGAGTTTTACGATCGGCATCATAA
- a CDS encoding ABC transporter permease has product MSAKTLRYLIVIGLIALWELLPRTGLIPELFLPSLSSTLIAGWTDAAEYGHALAVTLYEVVVSMAFACGGGILLGAIVGSLPRPRVLIMPMVSSLYAVPLVILYPVFTVWLGIGSESKIAFASIYGFLPTMLATAAGIQTIDPQLLLAARSMGATLSQRLVRVIIPAAIPTVLSGLRVGGALVIVGVVVSEMLISSAGIGYLISRYRTILDSPHVFAGVLLVLFLAIAFNAAIRWIERKAAIWQTGTRAGQANDEIASSAMQPAT; this is encoded by the coding sequence ATGAGCGCCAAAACGCTGCGATATCTGATCGTGATCGGCCTGATCGCGCTGTGGGAGCTGTTGCCGCGCACCGGTCTCATTCCCGAGCTGTTCCTGCCGTCGCTGTCGTCGACGCTGATCGCCGGATGGACCGATGCTGCCGAATATGGTCATGCGCTAGCGGTGACGCTCTATGAGGTCGTGGTCTCCATGGCATTCGCTTGCGGCGGCGGCATCCTGCTCGGCGCCATCGTCGGCAGCCTGCCGCGTCCGCGCGTCCTGATCATGCCGATGGTGTCGAGCCTGTATGCAGTGCCGCTCGTGATCCTTTATCCCGTCTTCACGGTATGGCTTGGCATCGGCTCGGAGTCCAAGATCGCGTTCGCCTCGATCTATGGCTTCCTGCCGACGATGCTCGCCACCGCCGCCGGCATCCAGACGATCGATCCGCAGCTCCTGCTCGCGGCACGCAGCATGGGCGCCACGCTGAGCCAGCGGCTGGTTCGCGTCATCATCCCGGCGGCGATTCCGACGGTGCTGTCGGGCCTGCGCGTCGGCGGCGCGCTGGTCATCGTCGGCGTCGTCGTCTCGGAGATGCTGATCTCGTCGGCCGGCATCGGCTATCTGATCTCACGCTACCGCACGATCCTCGACAGCCCGCACGTGTTCGCGGGCGTGCTGCTCGTGCTGTTCCTTGCCATCGCCTTCAATGCCGCGATCCGGTGGATCGAGCGCAAGGCGGCGATCTGGCAGACCGGTACGCGGGCCGGTCAGGCCAATGACGAGATCGCGTCGAGCGCGATGCAGCCGGCGACCTGA
- a CDS encoding ABC transporter permease gives MQSTFVINLARIAIIIAVLALWEVLSRTGIVNPRLLPSASDTFATLGDLLQRAAVQKDLMVTATEVLAAFALAVPFGAVIGFLVAENRYFADVAKPLLFFAFSIPKSIFLPMFILVFGVGFAQKVGFGFFSTIFIVIMSTTTAVESVKVEHLTVARSYGATPMQTAFRVYLPSMLPVLLEALRISMIFNLTGVILAEMYASRDGIGHQIATWGENFQMKQLLAGVVMVAAIAMTFNELVRWVETRCSHWRT, from the coding sequence ATGCAAAGCACGTTCGTCATCAACCTTGCGCGGATCGCGATCATCATCGCGGTCCTGGCGCTGTGGGAGGTGCTGTCGCGAACCGGCATCGTCAATCCGCGCCTGCTGCCGTCGGCGTCCGACACGTTTGCAACGCTCGGCGATCTCCTGCAGCGCGCGGCGGTGCAGAAGGATTTGATGGTGACCGCGACCGAGGTGCTGGCCGCGTTCGCGCTGGCCGTGCCGTTCGGTGCGGTGATCGGCTTCCTGGTCGCGGAGAACCGCTACTTTGCGGACGTGGCCAAGCCGCTTTTGTTCTTTGCCTTCAGCATCCCGAAGTCGATCTTCCTGCCGATGTTCATCCTGGTGTTCGGCGTCGGCTTTGCCCAGAAGGTGGGATTCGGTTTCTTTTCGACGATCTTCATCGTGATCATGTCGACCACCACGGCGGTGGAATCGGTCAAGGTCGAGCATCTGACAGTGGCGCGTTCATACGGCGCCACGCCGATGCAGACTGCGTTCCGGGTCTATCTGCCGAGCATGCTGCCGGTGCTGCTGGAGGCCTTGCGGATCTCCATGATCTTCAACCTCACCGGCGTGATTTTGGCCGAAATGTACGCCTCGCGTGACGGCATCGGTCACCAGATCGCGACTTGGGGCGAGAACTTCCAGATGAAGCAGCTCCTCGCCGGCGTCGTGATGGTCGCCGCGATCGCCATGACCTTCAACGAACTTGTCAGATGGGTGGAAACGCGATGCAGCCATTGGCGAACGTGA
- a CDS encoding NAD(P)-dependent oxidoreductase, whose product MAGEILGVIGTGRMGGPMAGRLIDAGYSLVIYDTQADATQPLVKRGAQLGKSPADVASRADIVLASLPTPDIVKAVTLGQDGISSGNRAKIVIDLSTSGPGAAKIVAEGLKAKGMTLVDAPVSGGIKGAVNGTLAVMVSCPQATYETVQPILKNFGKLFYTGDKPGVAQTAKLANNLMAAAALVITSEAVAMGVKGGVNAKVLIDIINASSGRNSASEDKFPRAVLPGTFDFGFATGLSYKDVRLCVDEAEAMGVPMVCGAVVRQMLAITNAKYGASSDFTSIAKVLEEWAGVEMRG is encoded by the coding sequence ATGGCGGGAGAGATTCTCGGCGTAATCGGCACGGGCCGCATGGGCGGCCCCATGGCGGGGCGATTGATCGACGCGGGCTATTCGCTCGTGATCTATGACACGCAAGCTGATGCAACCCAGCCGCTGGTCAAGCGCGGCGCGCAGCTCGGCAAATCGCCGGCCGACGTCGCCTCGCGCGCCGATATCGTGCTCGCCAGCCTGCCGACGCCCGACATCGTCAAGGCCGTCACGCTCGGACAAGACGGTATCAGCAGCGGCAACCGCGCCAAGATCGTCATCGATCTCTCGACCTCGGGTCCCGGCGCCGCGAAGATCGTTGCCGAAGGCCTGAAGGCCAAAGGCATGACGCTGGTCGATGCGCCCGTGAGCGGCGGCATCAAGGGCGCCGTCAACGGCACGCTGGCCGTGATGGTGTCCTGCCCGCAGGCGACCTACGAGACCGTGCAGCCGATCCTGAAGAATTTCGGCAAGCTGTTCTACACCGGTGACAAGCCCGGCGTGGCACAGACGGCCAAGCTCGCCAACAACCTGATGGCGGCCGCGGCGCTGGTCATCACGTCCGAAGCCGTCGCGATGGGCGTCAAGGGCGGCGTCAACGCAAAAGTGCTGATCGACATCATCAACGCCAGCAGCGGCCGCAACAGCGCGTCCGAAGACAAGTTCCCCCGCGCGGTGCTGCCCGGCACGTTCGATTTCGGCTTCGCCACCGGCCTTTCCTACAAGGACGTCCGGCTCTGCGTCGACGAGGCCGAGGCCATGGGCGTGCCGATGGTCTGCGGCGCGGTGGTGCGGCAGATGCTCGCGATCACCAACGCCAAGTATGGCGCGTCGTCCGACTTCACCTCGATCGCCAAGGTGCTCGAGGAGTGGGCCGGGGTCGAGATGCGCGGCTGA
- a CDS encoding carboxymuconolactone decarboxylase family protein, which yields MSKTELFEKGLKVRKEVLGEDYVNKSIAGADEFTRTMAEWSTEFCWGALWTRPGVDRRTRSIVNLAMLGALNRPHELKLHVKGALKNGLTKEEIKEILLQVAVYCGVPAGIDAFRNAREAFNEVDAGS from the coding sequence ATGAGCAAGACCGAACTGTTCGAAAAGGGCCTCAAGGTTCGTAAAGAGGTGCTGGGCGAGGACTACGTCAACAAGTCGATCGCCGGTGCCGACGAGTTCACGCGCACGATGGCGGAGTGGTCGACCGAATTCTGCTGGGGCGCGCTGTGGACGCGGCCCGGCGTCGACCGCCGCACGCGCTCGATCGTCAATCTGGCGATGCTGGGCGCACTGAACCGCCCGCACGAACTGAAGCTGCACGTCAAGGGCGCCCTGAAGAACGGGCTGACCAAGGAGGAGATCAAGGAGATCCTGCTCCAGGTCGCGGTCTATTGCGGCGTGCCCGCCGGCATCGACGCCTTCCGCAACGCGCGCGAGGCCTTCAACGAGGTCGACGCGGGGTCCTGA
- a CDS encoding polysaccharide deacetylase family protein, which yields MYDLTLTFDNGPDPDVTPRVLDILAEHGIKTTFFVIGEKLADPARRGLAVRAHGEGHWIGNHTFTHSIPLGEQADRGTAENEIGRTQSAISDLAHPQRWFRPFGGGGNLDARLLKPSVVDYLIRNKHSCVLWNAIPRDWDDPDGWTERALVQCNRQPWTLMVLHDLPTGAMDHLERFLDAAEAAGARFRQDFPPQCVPIRNGEIVLPINDYVSSLEESV from the coding sequence GTGTACGATTTGACCCTGACATTCGACAACGGCCCCGATCCGGATGTGACGCCGCGTGTGCTCGACATTCTCGCCGAGCACGGCATCAAGACCACCTTCTTCGTCATCGGCGAGAAGCTCGCAGACCCCGCGCGGCGCGGCCTTGCGGTGCGTGCGCACGGGGAGGGGCACTGGATCGGCAATCACACGTTTACGCACAGCATTCCGCTCGGTGAGCAGGCGGATCGCGGGACGGCAGAGAACGAAATCGGGCGTACGCAGTCTGCGATCTCTGATCTCGCGCATCCTCAGCGCTGGTTCCGGCCGTTCGGTGGCGGCGGCAATCTGGATGCGCGGCTGTTGAAACCCTCCGTCGTGGACTATCTCATCCGCAACAAGCACAGCTGCGTGCTCTGGAATGCGATCCCGCGCGATTGGGACGACCCTGATGGCTGGACTGAGCGCGCACTCGTCCAGTGCAACCGGCAGCCCTGGACGCTGATGGTGCTGCACGATCTTCCGACCGGTGCGATGGACCATCTCGAACGTTTCCTTGACGCTGCCGAGGCGGCCGGCGCCCGCTTCCGCCAGGACTTCCCACCGCAATGCGTTCCGATCCGCAACGGCGAGATCGTGCTTCCGATCAACGACTATGTTTCCTCCCTCGAAGAGAGTGTTTGA
- a CDS encoding fumarylacetoacetate hydrolase family protein, with product MKVASFTIAGTASYGIVTDKGVIDAGKRLKAYPTLKALLAKGSLDEIKKLAGEKPDYALQDVALLPTVPDPDKIFCIGVNYATHLAESGHPTPAHPMIFTRFANSQVGHGQPMIRPLESERFDYEGEMAVIIGKAGRRISREAALSHVAGYACYNDGSIRDWQRHTSQFAPGKNFAGTGGFGPWMVTTDELTDVTKQTLITRLNGVEVQKAPISDLVFDVQALIAYCSTFTELAPGDVIVTGTTGGVDAYRTPPLWMKGGDVVEIEISGIGILRNPVEDEGRAA from the coding sequence ATGAAAGTTGCAAGCTTCACGATCGCCGGCACCGCGAGCTATGGCATCGTCACCGACAAGGGCGTCATCGATGCCGGCAAGCGCCTGAAGGCCTATCCGACGCTGAAGGCGCTGCTTGCGAAGGGATCGCTCGACGAGATCAAGAAACTCGCCGGTGAGAAGCCCGACTACGCGCTGCAGGATGTCGCGCTGCTGCCGACCGTGCCCGATCCCGACAAGATCTTCTGCATCGGCGTCAACTATGCCACGCATCTGGCCGAGAGCGGCCATCCGACGCCGGCGCATCCGATGATCTTCACCCGCTTCGCCAACAGCCAGGTCGGCCATGGCCAGCCGATGATCCGGCCGTTGGAGTCCGAGCGTTTCGATTACGAAGGCGAGATGGCCGTCATCATCGGCAAGGCCGGTCGCCGCATTTCGCGCGAGGCTGCGCTGAGCCATGTCGCCGGCTATGCCTGCTACAATGACGGCAGCATCCGCGACTGGCAGCGCCACACCTCGCAATTTGCGCCGGGCAAGAATTTTGCCGGCACCGGCGGCTTCGGGCCCTGGATGGTCACGACCGACGAATTGACCGACGTGACCAAGCAGACGCTGATCACCCGGCTCAACGGTGTCGAGGTGCAGAAGGCCCCGATCTCCGATCTCGTTTTCGACGTGCAGGCCTTGATTGCTTACTGCTCGACGTTCACCGAGCTTGCGCCCGGCGATGTCATCGTCACCGGAACGACCGGCGGCGTAGACGCCTATCGCACGCCACCGCTGTGGATGAAGGGCGGCGACGTCGTGGAGATCGAAATCTCCGGCATCGGCATCCTGCGCAACCCCGTCGAGGACGAGGGACGCGCGGCCTGA
- a CDS encoding GntR family transcriptional regulator, translating to MGPLQFQLSGSPGDGPRSLTSALHERLRADILATRLPPGQKLHIAGLAKQFSVSLAAVREALSRLVADGLVQASDQRGFRVSPVSLADLADVTQTRIDIEGLALRRSIERGDEAWLASVKSAWADLKAVPHRYPDDPTVHYEEWVIRHRIFHRALVNACGSPWLLGFRDVLHEQSERYRRLSIRREAGGKPRNVEAEHKAIVAAVIRRDADAAVRALSKHFGTTKEFVELAASRIAEVSRTT from the coding sequence ATGGGTCCGCTTCAGTTCCAGTTGTCCGGAAGCCCCGGGGATGGTCCGCGCAGCCTGACGTCGGCGCTGCACGAACGTTTGCGCGCCGACATCCTGGCGACGCGGCTGCCTCCGGGCCAGAAGCTGCATATCGCGGGGCTCGCCAAACAGTTTTCCGTGAGCCTCGCCGCCGTGCGCGAGGCGCTGTCGCGACTTGTCGCGGACGGGCTCGTGCAGGCGTCGGACCAGCGTGGCTTTCGCGTGAGCCCGGTGTCGCTCGCCGATCTTGCCGACGTGACGCAGACCCGCATCGACATCGAGGGGCTTGCGCTCCGTCGCTCGATCGAGCGGGGCGATGAGGCCTGGCTCGCATCGGTGAAATCCGCCTGGGCGGATTTGAAGGCCGTTCCCCATCGTTATCCCGACGATCCGACCGTGCACTACGAGGAGTGGGTGATCCGTCACCGCATCTTCCATCGTGCGCTGGTCAACGCGTGCGGCTCGCCATGGCTGCTCGGCTTCCGCGACGTGCTGCACGAGCAGAGCGAGCGTTATCGCCGCCTCTCGATCCGGCGAGAGGCCGGTGGCAAGCCACGCAACGTCGAAGCCGAACACAAGGCGATCGTCGCCGCCGTGATCAGGCGCGATGCGGATGCGGCAGTTCGCGCCTTGTCAAAGCACTTCGGCACCACCAAAGAATTCGTCGAGCTCGCCGCCTCTCGCATTGCGGAGGTGAGCCGTACGACCTGA
- a CDS encoding MmgE/PrpD family protein, producing MPQASIPSVSKTLADFVASSSWADVEAQSPEAKRSILNFFATALGSARDPVVTAAMRTLSPFSGAATSTIIGHSQSMDALCASFLNAISANLLDFDDTHPETIIHPAAPVAAPILALAETRKLTGRAVLTAFILGVDVECRIGNAVSPRHYARGWHITSTCGIFGAAAACAKLLGLPAEGIANAIGLAASQSAGNVENLPSAAKNVSVGNAARNGLFAALLAQQGYEAAPHAIEGPLGWARTMGDEPDLARMLDGLGKTWEIAKSTYKPYPAGIVFHSVIDACLLLRERIGRRVDRIESVTVQGSALLLARGDRPVNNERDARVSIHHCVACGLLLGAAGVAEFAQETVVRPDIVRLRQKVRAELDAQMPDGAARVTLRLSSGEILTETVTSPRGSRAAPLTDGDLEAKLREGVRTDRSDWDADRVIDAVWRLDAADDVGALLQSLRPPSASRQTISN from the coding sequence GTGCCGCAAGCTTCAATTCCGAGTGTGAGCAAGACGCTCGCCGATTTCGTCGCGTCCTCGTCGTGGGCGGACGTGGAGGCGCAGAGCCCTGAGGCGAAGCGATCGATCCTCAATTTCTTTGCGACCGCGCTCGGCTCCGCACGCGATCCGGTGGTCACGGCCGCGATGCGCACGCTGTCGCCGTTCAGCGGCGCCGCGACATCGACAATCATCGGCCATTCGCAGTCCATGGACGCGCTGTGCGCGTCGTTTCTCAATGCCATCTCGGCGAATCTGCTCGACTTCGACGACACGCATCCTGAAACGATCATCCATCCGGCCGCGCCGGTCGCCGCGCCGATATTGGCGCTGGCAGAGACGCGCAAGCTGACGGGGCGCGCGGTGCTGACCGCGTTTATCCTTGGCGTGGATGTGGAGTGCCGCATCGGCAATGCAGTCTCGCCGCGTCATTATGCCCGCGGCTGGCACATCACCTCGACCTGCGGGATTTTTGGCGCTGCGGCGGCGTGCGCGAAGCTGTTGGGCCTGCCCGCGGAAGGGATTGCGAACGCGATCGGACTTGCGGCGAGCCAGTCGGCCGGCAATGTCGAGAATCTGCCAAGCGCCGCCAAGAATGTCAGCGTCGGCAATGCCGCACGTAACGGGTTGTTCGCCGCGCTGCTTGCGCAGCAGGGCTATGAGGCTGCGCCCCACGCCATCGAAGGTCCGCTCGGCTGGGCGCGTACCATGGGGGATGAGCCGGATCTCGCCCGCATGCTCGATGGCCTCGGAAAGACCTGGGAGATCGCGAAGAGCACCTACAAGCCCTATCCCGCCGGCATCGTGTTCCATTCGGTCATCGACGCCTGCCTGCTGTTGCGCGAACGAATTGGACGACGCGTTGACCGGATCGAGTCGGTGACAGTGCAGGGCTCGGCACTGCTGCTCGCGCGCGGTGATCGCCCCGTGAACAACGAGCGCGATGCGCGCGTCAGCATCCATCATTGCGTGGCTTGCGGACTGTTGCTCGGCGCGGCCGGTGTGGCCGAGTTCGCGCAGGAGACCGTGGTCCGGCCCGATATCGTGCGGCTGCGGCAGAAGGTGAGGGCGGAGCTTGATGCTCAGATGCCCGACGGCGCTGCGCGCGTCACCTTGCGCCTGTCGTCTGGTGAAATTCTCACAGAGACCGTGACTTCGCCGCGCGGCAGCCGGGCTGCGCCGCTTACAGACGGCGATCTCGAGGCCAAGCTGCGCGAAGGCGTGCGGACCGATCGAAGTGACTGGGACGCGGACCGCGTCATCGACGCAGTCTGGCGGCTCGACGCGGCGGATGACGTCGGCGCGCTGCTGCAATCACTGCGGCCGCCATCGGCGTCGCGCCAAACAATTTCCAACTAG
- a CDS encoding ABC transporter substrate-binding protein, with translation MKINHALMSLIAAAILAGPASAADTIRVGLPTKTYWPTTIAETAVRQKLFEKEGIQAELTIYRSGAETFEGMAAGAADIILDPPSLVSAGRKKGVMSRIVANAAMGNFGWQLMVPTKSTLDVKDLNGKKVAITAAGSGSDLLALWTIQDKKIDFTRVPVGGGGLVPNLLAGNVEAAVVYSPLSFQISKSGEAKPILDYATAVPPNLTAGWIVLDKFAEAKPQMVQKAVNALYGAVAFMRANRDVTVKLIAELYEMPPEIAGLEYDNTIMKLETSGDMGAADVNAAVQLSLDLAKLGGLKDIVPVEDVISAKFKPVPTKP, from the coding sequence ATGAAGATCAATCACGCGTTGATGTCGCTGATCGCCGCCGCAATTCTGGCGGGGCCTGCGAGCGCCGCCGACACCATCCGCGTCGGCCTGCCGACGAAAACCTATTGGCCGACGACGATTGCCGAGACGGCGGTGCGGCAGAAACTGTTCGAGAAGGAAGGCATCCAGGCGGAGTTGACGATCTACCGCAGCGGCGCGGAGACGTTCGAAGGCATGGCTGCGGGCGCGGCCGACATCATTCTCGATCCGCCGTCGCTGGTCTCCGCCGGACGCAAGAAGGGTGTCATGTCGCGGATCGTCGCCAATGCCGCGATGGGCAATTTCGGCTGGCAATTGATGGTCCCGACCAAGTCGACGCTCGACGTCAAGGACCTCAACGGCAAGAAGGTGGCGATCACCGCGGCCGGCTCCGGCTCCGACCTGCTCGCGCTGTGGACCATCCAGGACAAGAAGATCGATTTTACGCGCGTTCCCGTCGGCGGCGGTGGCTTGGTGCCGAACCTGCTGGCCGGAAATGTCGAGGCGGCCGTGGTCTATTCGCCTCTGAGTTTCCAGATATCGAAGTCCGGCGAGGCGAAGCCCATCCTCGATTACGCGACCGCGGTCCCGCCGAACCTCACTGCGGGCTGGATCGTGCTCGACAAATTCGCCGAGGCCAAGCCCCAGATGGTGCAGAAGGCGGTGAACGCCCTCTATGGTGCGGTCGCGTTCATGCGCGCCAACCGCGACGTCACCGTCAAGCTGATCGCTGAGCTCTATGAAATGCCGCCGGAGATCGCGGGCCTTGAGTACGACAACACGATCATGAAGCTCGAGACCAGCGGCGACATGGGCGCGGCCGACGTCAATGCGGCCGTGCAGCTCTCGCTCGACCTCGCCAAGCTCGGCGGGCTCAAGGACATCGTGCCGGTCGAGGACGTGATCTCGGCCAAGTTCAAGCCCGTCCCGACCAAGCCGTAA
- a CDS encoding N-acyl homoserine lactonase family protein, which yields MADPEYELFAIRYATRDAQRSEHFIGGDPHDGPMPMDYFMWLAKGEGRTFVIDTGFNAEIAKQRRRTFLRCPVETLAAFDIDVADVKDVILTHLHYDHAGNFDRFPNARFHLQERELAYATGRYMQYPRLSHSFEVEDVCGIVRLSYARRVLFYDGDAEIAPGLTVHAAGGHSAGLQFVRVNTRRGPVVLASDVSHFYENMMSERPFTTAFHVGDMLVGFDKLRAAAPDADHIVPGHDPLVMKLYPAPGPDLKGVAVRLDVAPSRAVHSQDVGQGVA from the coding sequence ATGGCTGACCCGGAATACGAGCTCTTCGCCATCCGCTATGCAACGCGGGATGCCCAGCGGAGCGAGCACTTCATCGGCGGCGACCCGCATGACGGACCGATGCCGATGGACTATTTCATGTGGCTGGCGAAGGGAGAGGGGCGTACCTTCGTCATCGACACCGGGTTCAACGCCGAAATCGCAAAGCAGCGCAGGCGAACATTCCTGCGCTGCCCGGTGGAGACGCTTGCCGCGTTCGATATCGACGTGGCCGACGTCAAGGATGTGATCCTCACGCATCTGCACTACGACCACGCCGGCAATTTCGACCGGTTTCCGAATGCGCGGTTTCATCTTCAGGAGCGCGAGCTCGCATACGCCACCGGGCGCTATATGCAGTATCCGAGGCTGTCGCATTCCTTCGAGGTCGAGGACGTCTGCGGGATCGTGCGGCTGAGCTATGCGCGCCGGGTGCTGTTCTACGACGGCGACGCCGAGATCGCGCCCGGACTGACGGTCCACGCGGCCGGCGGACATTCAGCCGGTCTTCAGTTCGTCCGCGTCAACACGCGCCGCGGCCCGGTCGTGCTCGCCTCCGACGTCAGTCATTTCTACGAGAACATGATGAGCGAGCGTCCGTTCACGACAGCATTTCATGTCGGTGACATGCTGGTGGGCTTTGACAAGCTGCGAGCCGCGGCGCCGGACGCGGACCATATCGTTCCCGGCCATGATCCGCTCGTCATGAAGCTCTACCCGGCGCCAGGCCCGGATTTGAAGGGTGTAGCGGTTCGTCTCGACGTGGCGCCATCCAGGGCCGTGCATTCCCAGGACGTTGGGCAAGGCGTAGCGTAA